The following are from one region of the Nicotiana tabacum cultivar K326 chromosome 3, ASM71507v2, whole genome shotgun sequence genome:
- the LOC142178265 gene encoding uncharacterized protein LOC142178265, with amino-acid sequence MVKDLELWDIICGGPHVPIKKLEKTRPMVPKDIKEYSDIDRKVVEKKYCAKKILVYGIGTDEYNRVSACDTTEEIWEALQTAHEGTTKVKQSKIDMLTTEYELFRMKDDESIQICTPYSHPS; translated from the coding sequence ATGGTCAAAGATTTAGAATTGTGGGACATCATCTGTGGTGGTCCACATGTTCCTATAAAAAAGCTTGAAAAAACTAGACCAATGGTGCCGAAAGACATAAAGGAGTACAGTGATATTGACAGAAAAGTTGTAGAAAAGAAGTATTGCGCCAAGAAAATCTTGGTATATGGTATAGGAACCGATGAGTACAACAGAGTCTCAGCTTGTGATACTACCGAAGAGATATGGGAAGCGTTGCAAACCGCACACGAAGGAACTACTAAAGTTAAACAGTCCAAGATTGACATGCTCACTACAGAGtatgagctcttcaggatgaaggatgatgagtctataCAGATATGCACACCATATTCAcatccatcataa
- the LOC107803175 gene encoding uncharacterized protein LOC107803175 has product MVVTQEHEEPSGWPLGLENMNIRLRVAERSQVVTAAAAAEEAAYRLYISSPSFSSFSSSNLDTESTMSFFQDQSVSLGRLIGIRPVNRRKSDVTNRAHLEKNENVSARRSELEDYKCQEGDMSQKLCVPLLHNVLEKMSRNKSNTPKH; this is encoded by the exons ATGGTTGTAACACAG GAGCATGAGGAGCCCAGTGGGTGGCCCCTGGGGCTTGAAAACATGAATATAAGACTTAGGGTGGCTGAGAGATCTCAGGTTGTAACAGCTGCAGCTGCAGCAGAAGAAGCAGCATACCGATTGTACATATCTTCACCTAGCTTCTCATCTTTTTCATCCTCCAACCTTGACACTGAG tccacaatgtctttcttccaAGATCAAAGTGTTTCTCTTGGCCGACTTATCGGAATCAGACCAGTAAACAGACGAAAATCGGACGTTACAAACAGAGCCCACCTTGAGAAAAATGAGAACGTTTCTGCTAGACGATCAGAGTTAGAGGATTACAAGTGCCAAGAAGGGGATATGTCACAGAAACTTTGTGTTCCATTGCTACATAATGTGTTAGAGAAGATGAGTCGTAATAAGAGTAATACACCTAAACACTGA